A region from the Salvia splendens isolate huo1 chromosome 15, SspV2, whole genome shotgun sequence genome encodes:
- the LOC121768440 gene encoding cysteine-rich receptor-like protein kinase 2, which produces MNMEKETMKKTRLMIKLMVIMLLPAALYAEPRSQKIKQICGTQREHNTTLFVPNFVAVMENISTQIRLSGFGVAEVGSGPDKNYGLAQCYGDLSPVDCVLCYAEARTVLPQCYPVNGGRIYLDGCFMRAENYSFFGEHTGPTDQAVCGNITRPQPAFHESVRQALSQAVSAAPSNYGYARAQVAVAQTRNQSAYVLADCWRTISPSACRECLVNASAAISGCLPASEGRALNTGCFMRYSDVNFLNPVPRNGSSRGRTIGIVIAAISAAAVLIMAAIIGFYIRKNRTIQKKRKGDVEKLVKTLHDQSLNFKHSTLEKATDSFNEANKLGQGGFGTVYKGVLPDGREIAVKRLFFNNKHRAADFYNEVNMISSVEHKNLVRLLGCSCSGPESLLVYEFLPNKSLDRFIFDSSNGKALYWEKRLEIIIGTAEGLVYLHENTKTRIIHRDIKASNILLDSRLRAKIADFGLARSFQEDKSHISTAIAGTLGYMAPEYLAHGQLTEKVDVYSYGVLLLEIITGRQNNRSKTTEYTDSLVTIAWNHFQRRTVEELFDPNLMLHNYSTIDIKSEILRAVHVGLLCTQEIPLLRPTMSKALLMLVGKEHLPAPTSPPFMDDKTMEFNNISLDTSPILNNGDAASVANLSQSLFLPR; this is translated from the exons ATGAATAT ggaAAAAGAAACCATGAAGAAGACAAGGTTGATGATCAAATTAATGGTGATCATGCTATTACCAGCTGCATTATACGCAGAGCCAAGATCTCAGAAAATAAAGCAAATCTGTGGAACCCAACGTGAGCACAACACCACTCTCTTTGTGCCAAATTTTGTGGCCGTTATGGAGAACATAAGCACACAAATCCGGCTTTCAGGCTTCGGCGTGGCGGAGGTGGGCTCTGGGCCCGACAAGAACTACGGATTGGCTCAATGCTACGGCGACCTTTCTCCCGTTGACTGCGTGCTGTGCTATGCCGAAGCCCGGACAGTCCTGCCGCAGTGCTATCCCGTCAATGGAGGGAGGATCTACCTGGACGGCTGCTTCATGCGGGCCGAGAACTACAGCTTCTTTGGGGAGCACACGGGCCCGACTGATCAGGCTGTGTGTGGGAACATAACCCGGCCCCAACCAGCCTTCCATGAATCAGTCAGACAGGCGTTGTCGCAGGCAGTTTCAGCTGCACCGAGCAACTACGGCTATGCACGGGCCCAGGTGGCTGTGGCCCAGACGAGAAACCAGTCGGCCTACGTCCTGGCTGACTGCTGGAGGACGATCAGCCCTAGCGCTTGCCGAGAGTGCCTGGTGAATGCGTCTGCAGCCATATCGGGCTGCCTGCCTGCTTCTGAGGGCCGGGCACTCAACACGGGGTGTTTCATGAGGTATTCAGACGTCAATTTTCTCAATCCTGTACCTAGAAATGGAAGCTCAAGAG GCAGAACTATCGGCATTGTGATAGCAGCTATCAGTGCAGCAGCCGTCCTAATAATGGCGGCCATCATCGGATTTTACATACGGAAGAACAGAACCATccaaaagaagagaaaag GCGACGTGGAGAAACTAGTGAAGACCCTCCACGACCAAAGCCTAAACTTCAAACATTCCACACTAGAGAAAGCTACTGATTCTTTCAATGAAGCAAACAAACTAGGACAAGGTGGTTTTGGGACAGTGTATAAG GGAGTTTTGCCAGATGGGAGAGAGATAGCTGTCAAGAGGCTCTTCTTCAACAACAAACACAGAGCAGCAGATTTCTATAATGAAGTAAACATGATCAGTAGCGTCGAACACAAGAATCTTGTAAGGTTGTTGGGGTGCAGCTGCTCAGGACCAGAAAGCCTTCTTGTTTACGAGTTCTTGCCTAACAAAAGCCTCGATCGGTTCATCTTTG ATTCAAGCAATGGTAAAGCACTCTACTGGGAGAAGAGACTCGAGATAATTATAGGAACAGCAGAGGGGTTAGTGTACCTTCATGAAAACACGAAAACGAGAATCATTCACAGAGACATCAAAGCGAGCAACATACTCTTGGATTCCAGATTGCGCGCTAAAATTGCAGATTTCGGGCTGGCTAGGTCCTTCCAAGAAGATAAAAGTCACATCAGCACAGCCATAGCAGGAACACT AGGATATATGGCCCCAGAATACCTAGCTCACGGCCAGTTAACAGAAAAAGTAGATGTTTACAGCTACGGAGTGCTTCTGCTAGAAATCATCACGGGCAGGCAGAATAACAGAAGCAAAACCACAGAGTATACAGACAGCTTGGTGACAATT GCATGGAACCATTTCCAGCGAAGAACAGTGGAGGAGCTCTTCGACCCCAACCTAATGCTGCATAACTACAGCACCATCGACATTAAGAGCGAGATTCTAAGGGCGGTTCACGTGGGACTCTTGTGCACACAAGAAATCCCTTTGCTACGGCCAACCATGTCTAAGGCGCTACTGATGCTAGTGGGCAAGGAGCACCTGCCAGCACCAACCAGTCCCCCATTCATGGATGATAAGACAATGGAATTCAACAATATCAGCTTGGACACGTCGCCAATCCTTAATAATGGCGATGCGGCCTCAGTTGCCAACCTTTCCCAGAGTCTTTTCCTTCCTAGGTGA
- the LOC121768441 gene encoding 2-phytyl-1,4-beta-naphthoquinone methyltransferase, chloroplastic-like translates to MAALQFAFPSTAGGRHRPASRSIIRPVRCAADRQALFNRIAPVYDNLNDLLSLGMHRVWKRMAVSWSGVKEGDTVLDVCCGSGDLAFLLSEKVGISGKVIALDFSKEQLQIAATRQSAQAKACYKNIEWIEGDAADLPFPRSSFDAATIGYGLRNIVDRRKAMEEMYKVLKPGSKVSILDFNKSTSSLNSSVQDWMIDYIVVPIASGYALADEYQYLKSSIKEYLTGKELEQLAGEVGFSEAKFYEIGAGLMGNLVVTR, encoded by the exons ATGGCTGCACTTCAATTTGCTTTTCCGTCCACAGCCGGTGGCCGGCATCGGCCGGCGTCACGGTCCATTATCAGACCGGTCAGGTGCGCTGCTGACAGGCAGGCGCTTTTTAACCGCATTGCCCCTGTCTATGATAAC TTGAATGATTTGTTAAGTTTAGGAATGCATAGAGTGTGGAAGAGGATGGCTGTTTCCTGGAGCGG AGTTAAAGAAGGAGATACTGTGTTGGATGTTTGTTGTGGAAGTGGGGATTTGGCTTTTCTGTTGTCTGAAAAAGTTGGAATCAGTGGCAAG GTGATTGCTCTCGATTTCTCAAAGGAGCAGTTACAAATTGCTGCAACTCGCCAGAGTGCGCAAGCAAAGGCCTGTTACAAGAACATCGA GTGGATTGAAGGAGATGCAGCCGATTTACCATTCCCTAGATCCTCATTTGATGCCGCAACCATTGGCTATGGCTTGAGAAATATTGTAGATAGGAGAAAAGCTATGGAGGAGATGTATAAAGTTCTGAAACCTGGTTCAAAAGTATCTATTCTTGACTTCAACAAAAGCACTAGCTCATTAAACTCTTCTGTCCAG GATTGGATGATTGATTACATAGTGGTTCCGATTGCAAGTGGCTATGCCCTAGCCGACGAGTACCAGTACTTGAAGAGCTCAATCAAGGAATATCTGACGG GAAAGGAGTTGGAGCAGCTAGCTGGAGAGGTGGGCTTTTCCGAGGCCAAGTTCTACGAGATTGGTGCAGGGCTCATGGGGAATTTGGTGGTGACTCGTTAG